Part of the Rhodoflexus caldus genome, TCACCTGCACGACTTGGTTACGCTGGAAAGCATCATTGAACGCTGGCAGCCTGCAAAAGTACTGATTATCGGGGACTTATTTCATAGCGAATGGAATGCGGAGTGGTTACTTTTTTCCGATTGGCTCGAGCAGTTTACATCTGTTCGGTGGGTACTTGTCAAAGGGAATCATGATATTTTGCCTGCCGCTGCCTATCGGTTGAGTTGCCTGCAAATCGTAGCCGATAAATGGGAGAGTTATCCTTTTGTTTTTACCCATGAGCCTGTTGAGCCGGCGGGCGAATGGTATAACATTAGTGGGCATATCCATCCTGCCGTGCGCCTAACGGGGCGGGGGCGACAACATTTGGTATTGCCTTGTTTTTACTTTGGCTGCCGCAATGGCATTTTACCTGCGTTCGGCAAATTTACCGGTATGGCAACCATTCAGGCAAAAACAGGTGACACGGTATTTGTGATAAGCGCCGGCGGCGTAACCCGCGTCTGTTAAAATCAGCATAACTTTGCAACTATGGAAAACCGCGAAATCCGCAAATGGGAAGACATCCTGCAATGGGTAGCCGTTGCATTGGGACTTTTGTGTATCAACCTGTTTATCAGTAGCTTTTTCTTTCGGCTTGATTTGACAGAAGACAAACGCTATTCCATTGCGCCCGGCACCCGCCAATTGCTCGAGAATCTGGACAACAACATCTACGTAGAAATATACTTGGCCGGCGAGCTGAATGCCGGATTTAAACGCCTGCAAGCTGCCATTCGGGAAACACTGGAAGAATTTAACGCTTACAGCAACAATAAAGTCCAATATCGGTTTATTGACCCCGAGTCGGCAGGCAACCCTGAGCAGCGCGGTGCGTTCCAGCGAGAACTGATTAATGCGGGCATTCAGCCGACTAACTTGTTTGAAAACGTGGATGGTAAGCGGATTCAACGCCTGATTTTCCCCGGTGCGATTGTTCGTTCGGGTACGCGACAGGGAGCGGTTAATCTGCTCAAAGGCAATTTGGCAGCCTCGGCACAAGAGCGGCTCAACCAATCGGTAGAAAGTGTAGAGTTTGAACTTGCCAATGCCATCAAAAAAGTTACCCGACAACAAAAACCCCGCATAGCGCTTATTCAAGGACATTCGGAGCTTAACAGCCTGCCCATAGGAGACCTCAAACTGAGCATGGATGAACATTTCATTACCGAAGAAGTCCGATTGGATAATGACAGTGCGCTGGCAAACTATCAGGCGGCTGTTATTATTCAACCGAAAGTGCCTTATACCGAAGCGGAAAAATTTCGTTTAGACCAATTCATTATGCGCGGCGGCAAAGCGCTGTTCATGCTGGATATGGTACAGATGAACTTAGACAGTATTGCCATTGGCGGCGCTTATGCTTTCGGCTACGATTTAAATCTGGACGATATGCTGTTCCGCTATGGGGTACGTGCCAATATGGATTTGGTTCAGGATATGCAAATGGGTACGGTTATCGTCAATGTGGGGCAGTTTGGCAATGCTCCTAACCTGCAACCTGTTCCGTGGCCGTATTACGTATTGGCCAATCAGTTTGGTAAACACCCGATTACCCGCAACCTGAATGCGGTTTATACCAAGTTTACGGGCAGTATAGATACGGTCAAATCCAAAGGAGAGGTCAAAAAAATTCCTTTGCTGATGACCAACCAGTATTCCCGTATTCGCCGTGCACCTACGATTGTGAGCTTAGACGAGCTGAAAAATGATATGGAGCCTGCCAAGTTTAATCAAAGCCATATTCCGTTGGCTTACTTGCTGGAAGGCCGTTTTCATTCGCTTTTCCGCAATCGGTTTGCACCCGAAGGCATTGCCGAAGGAACAAAAGTGATTCAAGAAAGCGTTCCTACGCAAGTGGCAATTATTGCTGACGGCGATGTGGCGGTGAATGAACTAGACCGCCGCTCTCAGCAGCCGCTGCCGCTCGGCTTTGACCCTGTTACCAAGCAGACTTTTTCCAACAAAGACCTGATTATGAATACTTTACTGTACTTCACTGATGAAGATGGACTGCTCGAGGCAAGGTTGAAGGAAGTGCGTATTCGCCCATTGGATAAAATCCGTTTGACGGATGAGAAAACGCAATGGCAGGCATTGAATCTTGTTTTACCGTTACTGCTGACAGCCGCTTTGGGGGGGATGTGGTACTATGTACGCAAAAAACGCTATGAGAAAGTTTAAGGGGCTTAATTTTTTAGGGCTATTGTTGTGGATGGCTTTGCTTTGTTGGCAATGCACGCCACAGGAAGACAATCAGCCCATGCCGCCCTTGCCCGATGCGACCAATAACAATACCGACAAAAAAATCGCTTATCTCTCCAAACTTATTCAGGACAATCAGGCCAATGCAGAGGTTTTTTACCAACGTGCCACGCTGAATTTGTCTATCGGCAAAGAGAATCTGGCCTTGATTGATATTGACCGTGCGCTGGCACTTAAAAACAATGAACCCAACTACTATTGGGTGCGTGCATTGGCCTTAGACCAAAGGTCGGATTTTGCAGGTGCACTGACGGCTGCGCGCAAGGCCGAAAATATGAATTTGGAGAAGGGCATACAGCCTGCCCCGAACACCTTTAAATTGATGGGCAAATGGCATTATCTGCAAAAAGATACTGCCGCTGCCCGTCGCTACCTCGTTGCTGCGCAGCAATCTTTCCCCGACCATGCCGAAGTGTACTACTACTTAGGCTTGCTGAGTAAAGATGCCGGCGACTCTGTACGCACTGTCGGCAATCTGCGGACTGCCATTGGTTTGCAACCTAACTATCCCGAAGCCTACGCGGCTTTGATAGATTTCTACAAAAAACGCGGCAGTCGTCGCTGGGCTACTGCCGTTGCCGCAGAAGCCGTAGAGCAATGCCCCAATCAGCCCAAACTCATGGAGGCCTATGCCGATATGCTTATGCTTGGGGAGGAGCGCGAAGCAGCCGCCATGCAATGGTATCAGCGGGCAGCCGACCTGCAACCCGACAATTGGCGGTTGCACTACATCGTTGGGATGTACCACCAGCGCGAGCGACACTACAACGAAGCGGAGAAATACCTGAAAAATGCGCTTGCCAATAAGCCGGACTTGGAAAAAGCCCTGTACAGCTTGGGAACGATTTACGAATACCAGCGCAAAAACCTGCCCGATGCTTTGGCACAATACGAACTTGCGGCCAAAATTACGCCCTACGATACAACCGTTACCTATTCGGTGCGGCGCGTGAAAAAGAAAATTGCTTACGAAGAATACAAGCAATCGCCGCAATACATACTTGACCAAATGCGCAAACGCAAGGAGGAAGAGGCCGCCCGACTGCTGCAACAACAACAGAATCAGTAAGCCAAGTTTGAGATTTTAAATCCCCTATCCTACATCCACGCCTTCAACACCGACTTTTGCACTTTGCCCATCGCATTGCGCGGCAGTTCGTCCACAACATGCCATTCGGTCGGTTGTTTGTAGGGCGCTAACTGTGTTTTGAGCCATTGCTGAACGTCGGGGAGCGCCGCGGGGTCGGTAAGTACCACAAAAGCCGCTGCCTGTTCGCCCTTTTCGGGGTGCGGCAAGCCGACAACCGCACAGGCTTGCACGGCAGGATGTGCCAAAATCGTATCCTCAATTTCTAAGGCAGAAACCTTATAGCCGCTGATTTTCAGAATGTCAGCCGAAAGCCGCCCCATGATTTTGTAGTTGCCGTCCGCATCGCGTTGTGCCATATCGCCCGTGCGAAACCAGCCGTCGGGGGTGAAACTTTGTGCCGTTGCTTCGGGGCGTTGCCAATAAGCCCGGAACAGCGTCGGGCTTTTCACCTGAATTTCGCCCATGGCTTCGGCAGCGGTCTGAACTTCGCCGTTTTCATTCACCAAGCGCACCGATACGCCCGGTAGCGGCTTGCCGACAAAACCCGCCTTGCGCTCACCTGCCAGCGGGTTGGAAATAGCCATACCGATTTCGGTCATGCCGTAGCGTTCCAGCAGGAAATGCCCCGTGATTTCCTGCCAGCGTTGCAGCACGGGCACGGGCAGCGCCGCCGAGCCCGATACCATCAGGCGCAACTTGTAGGCTGCCGCCGAATATTCGGCTTGCACGGTTTGGGGTGCTTGTTCCCAATACTGAATCAGCCGCTGATAGACCGTCGGGACAGCCATAAACAGCGTCGCCGAAGGTTGTTTAAACCATTCCCATACTTCCGCCGCATCAAATTTGTTTCGCAAAAGGCAGTGCGCACCGTTCCAAAGTGCACAGCAAAGGATGTTTATCAAGCCGTGGACGTGGTGCAGCGGCAATATGTTCAGGATTTCATCGTCCGCCTGCCATGCCCATGCATCGGAAAGCGATTGTATTTGCGCCGCAATACTTGCGTGCGTATGCACCGCACCTTTGGGTTTGCCCGTTGTGCCGCTGGTGTAAATCATTAGCGCGGGCGAGTGCTCATCAACGGCACAGGGGGCTGCGGGCTTTTCCGCCGATTGCTGCGCGGCAAAATCGGCTTGCACAACAATTGCAGGCGGATGAGGCAACATCGCC contains:
- the pdeM gene encoding ligase-associated DNA damage response endonuclease PdeM; this translates as MVSKSLCYSLLGQNFHLLPEKAIFWEEEQTLILSDIHLGKAGHFRKSGFAIPQGVHLHDLVTLESIIERWQPAKVLIIGDLFHSEWNAEWLLFSDWLEQFTSVRWVLVKGNHDILPAAAYRLSCLQIVADKWESYPFVFTHEPVEPAGEWYNISGHIHPAVRLTGRGRQHLVLPCFYFGCRNGILPAFGKFTGMATIQAKTGDTVFVISAGGVTRVC
- the gldG gene encoding gliding motility-associated ABC transporter substrate-binding protein GldG; the protein is MENREIRKWEDILQWVAVALGLLCINLFISSFFFRLDLTEDKRYSIAPGTRQLLENLDNNIYVEIYLAGELNAGFKRLQAAIRETLEEFNAYSNNKVQYRFIDPESAGNPEQRGAFQRELINAGIQPTNLFENVDGKRIQRLIFPGAIVRSGTRQGAVNLLKGNLAASAQERLNQSVESVEFELANAIKKVTRQQKPRIALIQGHSELNSLPIGDLKLSMDEHFITEEVRLDNDSALANYQAAVIIQPKVPYTEAEKFRLDQFIMRGGKALFMLDMVQMNLDSIAIGGAYAFGYDLNLDDMLFRYGVRANMDLVQDMQMGTVIVNVGQFGNAPNLQPVPWPYYVLANQFGKHPITRNLNAVYTKFTGSIDTVKSKGEVKKIPLLMTNQYSRIRRAPTIVSLDELKNDMEPAKFNQSHIPLAYLLEGRFHSLFRNRFAPEGIAEGTKVIQESVPTQVAIIADGDVAVNELDRRSQQPLPLGFDPVTKQTFSNKDLIMNTLLYFTDEDGLLEARLKEVRIRPLDKIRLTDEKTQWQALNLVLPLLLTAALGGMWYYVRKKRYEKV
- a CDS encoding tetratricopeptide repeat protein; translation: MRKFKGLNFLGLLLWMALLCWQCTPQEDNQPMPPLPDATNNNTDKKIAYLSKLIQDNQANAEVFYQRATLNLSIGKENLALIDIDRALALKNNEPNYYWVRALALDQRSDFAGALTAARKAENMNLEKGIQPAPNTFKLMGKWHYLQKDTAAARRYLVAAQQSFPDHAEVYYYLGLLSKDAGDSVRTVGNLRTAIGLQPNYPEAYAALIDFYKKRGSRRWATAVAAEAVEQCPNQPKLMEAYADMLMLGEEREAAAMQWYQRAADLQPDNWRLHYIVGMYHQRERHYNEAEKYLKNALANKPDLEKALYSLGTIYEYQRKNLPDALAQYELAAKITPYDTTVTYSVRRVKKKIAYEEYKQSPQYILDQMRKRKEEEAARLLQQQQNQ
- a CDS encoding acyl-CoA synthetase, which translates into the protein MQPLQFFSRLRQFAERQALSDTQGTYTYAQLATAADTVSSRLGDVTGRPICFLYPSSFDYAAVLLGIWQSGGIAVPLCVTHPPAEWTYVLSDTGCPQVWVHPQYESGIREAAAMLPHPPAIVVQADFAAQQSAEKPAAPCAVDEHSPALMIYTSGTTGKPKGAVHTHASIAAQIQSLSDAWAWQADDEILNILPLHHVHGLINILCCALWNGAHCLLRNKFDAAEVWEWFKQPSATLFMAVPTVYQRLIQYWEQAPQTVQAEYSAAAYKLRLMVSGSAALPVPVLQRWQEITGHFLLERYGMTEIGMAISNPLAGERKAGFVGKPLPGVSVRLVNENGEVQTAAEAMGEIQVKSPTLFRAYWQRPEATAQSFTPDGWFRTGDMAQRDADGNYKIMGRLSADILKISGYKVSALEIEDTILAHPAVQACAVVGLPHPEKGEQAAAFVVLTDPAALPDVQQWLKTQLAPYKQPTEWHVVDELPRNAMGKVQKSVLKAWM